A genomic window from Thermococcus sp. LS1 includes:
- a CDS encoding class I SAM-dependent methyltransferase — protein MLADEETFKKDVLSKTPLRDEPPLPPDWLHIEMLERFRVLQHAPLRKGMNVLEIGCGAHALTTVPLAYLVGETGRVVAVDRARWRFFEEISSVAGLKHRIIPFKVDAKELPFPFKAFDLAVLVHGVRSLKNEETMVRVFSEMLRVAEVVFIAESLPIANNERQRAHLELYNLREDIFEALFGEKDDLHYLPLERLKELVETAGGEIIESGTFEPGLPHYLAYIPREYVEQIKDEKKRAELLERWDRAYEKWKAGAEHPPVGWVLAEKEE, from the coding sequence ATGCTCGCTGACGAGGAAACATTTAAGAAAGATGTCCTATCCAAAACCCCACTCCGAGACGAGCCGCCGCTACCTCCAGACTGGCTTCACATCGAGATGCTCGAACGCTTCCGCGTCCTCCAGCACGCACCGCTGAGGAAGGGGATGAACGTCCTTGAAATCGGCTGTGGTGCGCATGCATTAACAACAGTTCCCCTCGCTTACCTCGTCGGCGAGACCGGCCGCGTTGTGGCGGTTGACAGGGCAAGATGGCGCTTCTTTGAAGAGATATCCTCCGTAGCTGGCCTAAAGCATAGGATAATCCCCTTCAAGGTGGACGCGAAGGAACTGCCTTTTCCGTTTAAGGCCTTCGATTTAGCCGTTCTCGTTCATGGAGTTAGAAGCCTGAAAAATGAGGAAACGATGGTTAGGGTCTTCTCCGAGATGCTCCGCGTGGCAGAGGTGGTTTTCATAGCGGAGAGTCTTCCCATAGCGAACAACGAGAGGCAAAGGGCACACCTTGAGCTCTACAACCTGCGCGAGGACATCTTTGAGGCGCTCTTCGGCGAGAAGGACGACCTGCACTATCTCCCGCTGGAAAGGCTGAAAGAGCTGGTGGAAACGGCCGGTGGAGAGATAATCGAAAGCGGAACCTTTGAGCCGGGCCTGCCGCACTACTTAGCCTACATCCCGCGGGAATACGTGGAGCAGATAAAAGACGAGAAAAAGCGCGCTGAACTTCTGGAGCGGTGGGATAGAGCCTACGAGAAATGGAAAGCTGGTGCGGAGCATCCGCCGGTGGGATGGGTTCTAGCGGAAAAAGAGGAGTAA
- the leuS gene encoding leucine--tRNA ligase, with the protein MAELNFKAIEEKWQKRWLEEKVFEPKRENRPKFYITVAFPYLSGHLHVGHARTYTIPDVIARFKRMQGYNVLFPMAWHITGAPIVGIAERIKNRDPKTIHIYRDVYKVPEEILWKFEDPKEIVKYFMKAARETFIRAGFSVDWSREFHTTSLFPPFSKFIEWQFWTLKDMGLVVKGAHRVRWDPVVGTPLGDHDIMEGEDVQILEYVIIKFILEENGEEIYMPAATLRPETVYGVTNMWLNPEAIYVKAKVRRGDREETWIISKEAAYKLSFQDREIEVIEEFKGERLIGKYVKNPVTGDEVIILPAEFVDPDNATGVVMSVPAHAPFDHVALEDLKKETEILLKYDIDPRVVEEISYISLIKLEGYGEFPAVEEVEKLGVKSQKDEEKLEEATKNIYKAEYHKGVFKIEPYAGKPVQEVKDLIAKELQEKGIAEIMYEFAEKPVISRFGNQAVIKIIHDQWFIDYGNPEWKEKAREALANMTIYPESRRTQFEAVIDWLDKKACARKVGLGTPLPWDPEWVIESLSDSTIYMAYYTISRHINKLREEGRLDPEKLDREFFDYLFREEFSEEREKELAEKTGIPAEIIHEMKEEFEYWYPLDWRCSAKDLIPNHLTFFIFNHVAIFRKEHWPRGIAVNGFGTLEGQKMSKSKGNVLNFIDAIEENGADVVRLYIMGLAEHDSDFDWRRKEVGKLRKQVERFYELVSEFAGYEAKEGVELKDIDRWMLHRLNKAIEGATKGLEEFRTRTAVQWAFYSVLNDLRWYLRRTEGRDDEAKRYVLRTLADVWVRLMAPFTPHISEELWEKLGGEGFVSLAKWPEPNPAWWNETIELEEEYVKNLLEDIKEIIRVAKIEDAKRAYIYTAPEWKWRVAEVVAEKRDFKAAMSELMKDPEMRKHGKEISKMIQRLIKDRTFEIKRIDEEKALREAKDFIEKELGLEIIINPEEDRGGKKKAAMPMKPAVFVE; encoded by the coding sequence ATGGCTGAGCTTAACTTCAAGGCCATTGAGGAGAAGTGGCAGAAGCGCTGGCTGGAAGAGAAGGTTTTCGAGCCGAAGAGGGAGAACAGGCCAAAGTTCTACATAACGGTCGCTTTTCCATACCTCTCGGGCCACCTTCACGTTGGCCACGCGAGAACCTACACGATTCCCGACGTCATAGCGCGCTTTAAGAGGATGCAGGGCTACAACGTGCTGTTCCCCATGGCGTGGCACATCACCGGGGCCCCGATAGTCGGAATCGCTGAGCGCATAAAGAACCGCGACCCCAAAACCATCCACATTTACCGCGACGTCTACAAGGTGCCCGAGGAGATACTGTGGAAGTTCGAGGATCCGAAGGAGATAGTCAAGTACTTCATGAAAGCCGCGAGGGAGACCTTCATAAGGGCCGGCTTCTCCGTTGACTGGAGCAGGGAGTTCCACACCACCAGCCTGTTCCCGCCCTTCAGCAAATTCATAGAGTGGCAGTTCTGGACGCTCAAGGACATGGGGCTGGTCGTTAAGGGCGCCCACAGGGTTAGATGGGACCCCGTTGTTGGCACCCCGCTCGGCGACCACGATATAATGGAGGGCGAGGACGTTCAGATACTGGAGTACGTCATCATCAAGTTTATCCTGGAGGAGAACGGCGAGGAAATATACATGCCGGCCGCTACGCTGAGGCCGGAGACTGTCTATGGCGTAACCAACATGTGGCTGAATCCAGAGGCGATCTACGTCAAAGCAAAGGTCAGGCGCGGCGATAGGGAAGAGACCTGGATAATCAGCAAGGAGGCAGCTTACAAGCTCTCCTTCCAGGACAGGGAAATTGAAGTCATCGAGGAGTTCAAGGGCGAGAGACTCATTGGTAAGTACGTGAAGAACCCTGTGACGGGCGACGAGGTCATAATCCTGCCAGCGGAGTTCGTTGACCCTGACAACGCGACCGGAGTTGTCATGAGCGTTCCTGCTCATGCCCCCTTCGACCACGTGGCTTTAGAGGATTTGAAGAAGGAGACCGAGATACTGCTGAAGTACGACATCGACCCGCGTGTGGTTGAGGAGATAAGCTACATCTCGCTGATAAAGCTTGAGGGCTACGGTGAGTTCCCGGCGGTTGAGGAAGTTGAGAAGCTGGGTGTAAAGAGCCAGAAGGACGAGGAAAAGCTCGAGGAAGCGACCAAGAACATCTACAAGGCAGAGTACCACAAGGGAGTCTTCAAGATTGAACCCTACGCAGGCAAGCCCGTTCAGGAGGTTAAGGACCTAATAGCGAAGGAGCTCCAGGAGAAGGGCATCGCCGAGATAATGTACGAGTTCGCCGAGAAGCCGGTCATTTCAAGGTTCGGCAACCAAGCGGTCATCAAGATAATCCACGACCAGTGGTTCATCGACTATGGAAACCCCGAGTGGAAGGAGAAGGCGAGGGAAGCTCTAGCCAACATGACGATTTACCCAGAGAGCAGGCGTACACAGTTCGAGGCAGTAATAGACTGGCTCGACAAGAAGGCCTGCGCGAGGAAAGTTGGCCTCGGAACACCACTCCCATGGGATCCAGAGTGGGTAATCGAGAGCCTGAGCGACTCGACCATCTACATGGCCTACTACACCATAAGCAGGCACATCAACAAGCTGAGAGAAGAGGGCAGGCTCGACCCCGAGAAGCTCGACAGGGAGTTCTTCGACTACCTGTTCAGGGAGGAGTTCAGCGAAGAGAGGGAGAAGGAGCTGGCTGAGAAGACGGGCATTCCAGCGGAGATAATCCACGAGATGAAGGAGGAGTTCGAGTACTGGTATCCGCTCGACTGGCGTTGCTCGGCGAAAGACTTAATCCCGAACCACCTGACGTTCTTCATCTTCAACCACGTGGCGATATTCAGGAAGGAGCACTGGCCAAGGGGCATAGCTGTAAACGGCTTCGGAACGCTCGAAGGCCAGAAGATGAGCAAGAGCAAGGGCAACGTGCTGAACTTCATCGATGCCATCGAGGAGAACGGCGCAGACGTTGTGAGGCTTTACATAATGGGTTTGGCTGAACACGACAGCGACTTCGACTGGCGCAGGAAGGAGGTCGGCAAGCTCAGGAAGCAGGTCGAGAGGTTCTACGAGCTGGTGAGCGAGTTCGCGGGCTATGAGGCCAAAGAGGGCGTTGAGCTGAAGGACATCGACAGGTGGATGCTGCACCGCCTGAACAAGGCCATTGAAGGAGCCACCAAGGGCCTGGAGGAGTTCAGAACGAGAACGGCCGTGCAGTGGGCGTTTTATTCAGTCCTGAACGACCTGCGCTGGTATCTAAGGAGAACCGAGGGAAGGGACGACGAGGCAAAGCGCTACGTGCTGAGAACGCTGGCGGATGTATGGGTCAGGCTCATGGCTCCGTTCACACCGCACATCAGCGAGGAGCTCTGGGAGAAGCTCGGAGGAGAGGGATTTGTGAGCTTGGCGAAGTGGCCCGAGCCTAACCCGGCCTGGTGGAACGAGACCATCGAACTGGAGGAGGAGTACGTCAAGAACCTCCTCGAGGACATCAAGGAGATAATCCGCGTGGCAAAGATAGAGGACGCAAAGAGGGCATACATCTATACTGCTCCAGAGTGGAAGTGGCGCGTTGCTGAGGTCGTCGCTGAAAAGAGGGACTTCAAGGCAGCCATGTCCGAGCTCATGAAGGATCCAGAGATGAGGAAGCACGGCAAGGAGATAAGCAAGATGATACAGCGCCTGATAAAGGACAGGACCTTTGAAATCAAGCGCATCGACGAGGAGAAGGCCCTGAGAGAAGCCAAGGACTTCATCGAGAAGGAGCTTGGCTTGGAGATAATCATCAACCCAGAGGAGGACAGGGGTGGAAAGAAAAAGGCCGCGATGCCGATGAAGCCGGCGGTGTTCGTGGAGTGA